One Thalassotalea sediminis DNA segment encodes these proteins:
- a CDS encoding nuclear transport factor 2 family protein → MLHNIEQLSEHDIAQKPAWLVNFCETYQSLSADSTFEELALIYHHDVVFIDPMHQIEGLVKLTKYFSELYENVPYCQFEITHSFYQHDHAAVYWLMTYQHTKLNSGKPIVVEGHSYLEAKGTKIIYHRDYIDLGQMLYQHVPVLGRIIAWLKARVKTV, encoded by the coding sequence TTGCTACATAATATCGAGCAATTATCTGAACACGATATCGCGCAGAAACCAGCGTGGTTGGTGAATTTCTGTGAGACTTATCAATCTCTATCAGCAGATAGTACTTTCGAAGAGCTTGCATTAATTTACCACCATGATGTCGTTTTTATTGATCCTATGCACCAAATAGAAGGGCTAGTTAAGCTGACAAAATACTTTAGTGAACTCTATGAAAATGTACCTTATTGCCAATTTGAGATTACGCATTCCTTCTATCAACATGATCATGCTGCGGTCTATTGGTTGATGACATATCAACATACAAAGTTAAATAGTGGTAAGCCAATTGTTGTTGAAGGACACTCCTACTTAGAAGCAAAAGGAACTAAAATTATTTATCATCGAGATTATATCGATTTAGGTCAAATGCTTTACCAACATGTCCCTGTTTTAGGGCGAATAATTGCTTGGTTAAAAGCGCGGGTAAAAACGGTATGA